The nucleotide sequence TACCGTTATGTGGATAAGTGAAGAATTAGACGCAGGAGATATTATCTTACAACAAGAAATAGAAATCTCATTTCTTGACACCGCCGGAACATTATCACAAAAGATAGCTTCTACTGGCGCCGAACTCTTATTAAAGGCGATTAAACTAATTAAGGAAGAAAAGGCACCGCGGATAAAACAAGATACCTCTCAGGTAAGTTACGCTCCAAAATTAAACAAAGAAAATGGCTTGATTAATTGGAAAAAAACTAATCTGGAGATTTATAATCTTATCAGAGGTCTAAATCCATTCCCGGGAGCACATATCTACTATAAAAATCAATTATTAAAGGTTTGGGAAACCGCAATAATAAATGAAGAATGGTTACCTGGTGAGGTATTAAAGATTCTTAAAGATAAAGGACCTGTAATTGGAACAGGTAAAGGTTGTCTCTTGATAAAACAAATTCAGCCTGCTAATAAAAAAAGGTTATCAGGGATTGAATTTGTCAATGGCTATAGAATAAAAGAGGGGCACATAATCGGTTATTAATCAACACGACACTATTGATTCTTACTAATTACCGGTTACTTGCTTACTGATTACCTTATTTTTCAAGTGGAACAATAATTGCCGTTTGAGTTCTTCGGATACCATTTACGGTTTGAATCTTGGATACAACCATCTC is from bacterium and encodes:
- the fmt gene encoding methionyl-tRNA formyltransferase is translated as MRILFMGTPDFALPSLEKIARSEYELIGVITQPDKPTGRGYKITPPKVKELAQKLNLKVWQPTSLKNKEGLELVKRLEPDLVIVVAFGQILSPEFLHIPKLGSINLHASLLPKYRGSAPIQRVIIQGETKTGVTVMWISEELDAGDIILQQEIEISFLDTAGTLSQKIASTGAELLLKAIKLIKEEKAPRIKQDTSQVSYAPKLNKENGLINWKKTNLEIYNLIRGLNPFPGAHIYYKNQLLKVWETAIINEEWLPGEVLKILKDKGPVIGTGKGCLLIKQIQPANKKRLSGIEFVNGYRIKEGHIIGY